Proteins found in one Triticum aestivum cultivar Chinese Spring chromosome 4D, IWGSC CS RefSeq v2.1, whole genome shotgun sequence genomic segment:
- the LOC123098800 gene encoding uncharacterized protein: protein MGFVSFAGRVLFASVFLLSAYQEFTEFGTDGGPAAKNLEPKFNSFTKNISVHLGVVVPHVELKHVIAATIGLKGLGGLLFILSSSFGAYLLALYLAFITPVVYDFYNYDMEKAEFVQIFMKFTQNLALFGALLFFLGMKNSVPKRQAKKKAPKSKTT, encoded by the exons ATGGGGTTCGTGTCCTTCGCCGGGAGGGTCCTCTTCGCCTCCGTCTTCCTCCTCTCCGCCTACCAGGA ATTCACTGAATTTGGAACTGATGGCGGGCCAGCTGCAAAGAATCTTGAGCCTAAGTTTAACAGCTTCACCAAAAATATATCTGTACACCTCGGAGTTGTGGTGCCTCATGTAGAG TTGAAGCATGTGATTGCTGCTACCATTGGTCTGAAGGGTCTGGGAGGTCTGCTGTTTATCTTGAGCAGTTCATTTGGTGCTTATCTCCTG GCCCTCTACCTTGCTTTCATCACACCGGTTGTCTACGACTTCTACAACTACGACATGGAGAAGGCTGAATTTgtgcagatcttcatgaagttCACACAG AACCTGGCGCTGTTTGGAGCCCTTCTCTTCTTCCTGGGCATGAAGAACTCGGTCCCCAAGAGgcaggccaagaagaaggcccccAAGTCCAAGACAACCTAG